The Bombus huntii isolate Logan2020A chromosome 2, iyBomHunt1.1, whole genome shotgun sequence genomic interval AATGCTTTCCTTTTTAacaatgaaaatattgaaaaagatATATCTTTAAGAGAAATTCTAGACATATCTGATTatgaaggaaataaaaatgtgaaaaaagCTGTGAAAGCTATGGGAATGGAGGTATGTTTTTTAgtatcttttataatattgcCTATGGCTTTGATACTCTtcaaaaatatgtattaattttattaaattactaGGATGCTGTAAATGCTTatatacttttaaaaatatctggaGACAGACTTTCTgaagaaaatgttaaatatgCTCCAGTACTTCATTATATAAaacgtattatatttatattttttaatattaaatattatattcatatttttcaatatgcAATGAATGAATTCAAacaaatgtaatatttataatataggACCATTTAATAGCTTggaatgtaatttatttattgatacaCTATCATTGGTCAACCTCAATGTAAGTTCAGCAGATCTGTATGGCATATTGGTAGAATCCATGTGTCGAAGTATTAAATTGATAGAAAAATGTTTTGAGAATCAACTGCAAAAATCAGAAACATCTATAAAACTTCCAGTACCCATACACTTCAAACCTCAAGGTTTTGGGCATCTGATCACAGTAGTTTATCCAAGTGGTTATAGTGATAAAGAAACAAGTAAGATTTTCCATTttgtgtaaaatataaaatttaatatatttatataatataatatatatgtatatatatctgaTTAAATTTCAGTGGAATATCGtgaaaatttacataaaattttgGGATTAGATATGACTAGGCCGTATTTTCGTTATGCAAATGCTGTGAAATTTGATAATGATTCACAAACAGAGAATATACTTAGAAATCCTCACGAAGCAATTTCGATAAATGATGGTATGTTTAATATAGTGATGAtatcacattatattatattacagtATGTTGCACtacattatatcatattactaTTTCTATATCTTATCATGAATTTCTTAATTAGATACATTAAATGGCAATCGAAAAGTACAACTTGTACAAGGTTCATATATGTATCATCATTATATGCAAGATAATTTTGATGATAATGGTTGGGGATGTGCATACAGATCCTTACAAACCATTATTTCATGGTTCAGGTAACTTTAATTGTAGGAAATTATAAACTTTCtatctaattttatttaattgtagATTAATCATTACAGGTTACAAGGTTACACTGAAATACCAATACCTTCTCATCGTGTAATACAGAAATGTTTAGTTAACATAGGAGACAAACCTGCAAATTTTATTGATAGTAAACAATGGATTGGCTCTACGGAAGTAGGTTTTGTACTGGAAAGTCTTTTGGATATTAGCGTTAAAATACTCTGTGCATCTACAGGTGAAGAAGTATCATCATTAGCTCCAAATCTACTACATCACTTTCAGACACAGGGTACACCAGTAATGATTGGTAATTAACTCTTCCTCTCCGATGTAAAAATAATCgtttacttttttaaattttatatataaataaattataggtGGAGGAGTGTTAGCACATACAATTTTAGGAGTCAGCTATGATCAAATTACTGGAGAtgttaaattcttaattttggACCCTCATTATACAGGTCGTGATCATTTACCAAGTATAATAAGCAAAGGTTGGTGTGGATGGAAATCAAAAGATTTTTGGAAAAAAGATGCATTTTACA includes:
- the LOC126878115 gene encoding ufm1-specific protease 2 — translated: MAPQLRILSNVIERLKNIKDGVTGHLYGVMYNNTLTVLTFSVHIADNVETNINHTMLQLHMSAEVYLCGILHVGQCEEKLSDAFQDIDITDNPLFLKYTHDYLKIQAYFYIHLKLEPVTDINVINENDICREFIYIRLRGSLPLIAQNDNIMEVLEESRKNIVSGKVGIHFPSKNAFLFNNENIEKDISLREILDISDYEGNKNVKKAVKAMGMEDAVNAYILLKISGDRLSEENVKYAPVLHYIKRPFNSLECNLFIDTLSLVNLNVSSADLYGILVESMCRSIKLIEKCFENQLQKSETSIKLPVPIHFKPQGFGHLITVVYPSGYSDKETMEYRENLHKILGLDMTRPYFRYANAVKFDNDSQTENILRNPHEAISINDDTLNGNRKVQLVQGSYMYHHYMQDNFDDNGWGCAYRSLQTIISWFRLQGYTEIPIPSHRVIQKCLVNIGDKPANFIDSKQWIGSTEVGFVLESLLDISVKILCASTGEEVSSLAPNLLHHFQTQGTPVMIGGGVLAHTILGVSYDQITGDVKFLILDPHYTGRDHLPSIISKGWCGWKSKDFWKKDAFYNMCLPQRPVCI